One Rhea pennata isolate bPtePen1 chromosome 3, bPtePen1.pri, whole genome shotgun sequence DNA segment encodes these proteins:
- the LOC134138087 gene encoding LOW QUALITY PROTEIN: prolyl-tRNA synthetase associated domain-containing protein 1-like (The sequence of the model RefSeq protein was modified relative to this genomic sequence to represent the inferred CDS: deleted 1 base in 1 codon), whose amino-acid sequence MGRGTAGDAGSAPAGLGHHRCHSGAPSVFTVEEMMPYVQHLKGGHSKNLFLKDKKKKGFWLVTVLHNRQIDLTDLAKKLGVGSGNLRFADENAMPEKLKVGQGCATPLALFCDQGDVKFVLDAGFLEGGHEKVYFHPMTSSATMGLSPEDFLKFVKSTGHDPIIIHFDKNIK is encoded by the exons ATGGGCCGTGGGACTGCGGGAGATGCTGGATCAGCACCTGCAGGGCTTGGGCATCACCGCTGTCACAGTGGAGCACCCTCAG TATTCACTGTTGAAGAAATGATGCCATATGTCCAACACTTGAAAGGAGGTCACAGTAAAAACCTTTTTcttaaagacaaaaagaagaaagggttCTGGTTGGTGACTGTTCTACACAACAGGCAGATTGATTTAACTGATCTTGCT AAAAAACTGGGAGTTGGGAGTGGAAATCTAAGATTTGCTGATGAAAATGCCATGCCGGAAAAATTGAAAGTGGGCCAAGGATGTGCTACGCCACTAGCCCTCTTCTGTGACCAAGGAGACGTGAAGTTTGTACTGGATGCTGGCTTTCTGGAAGGTGGCCATGAAAAGGTGTATTTTCATCCAATGACAAGTTCTGCAACCATGGGATTAAGCCCTGAAGACTTTCTGAAGTTCGTGAAATCAACAGGACATGACCCAATAATCATccattttgataaaaatattaagtag